The DNA region CAACCACCGCCGCGTCGATGAAGCGGCCGTCCGGGAGAGCCTGGGCGCCGGGGTGGGTGGCCGCGGCCTTGAGAACCGACTCGGCCGATTCGATGTCCTCCGGGGTCGGGAGGTAGGCCGTCTCGATCACCGGGAGCTGACGGGGATGGATGGCCGCGCGGCCGAGGAAGCCCAGCGCGCGGCCGTGGGCGCAGGACGCGGCCAGACCGGTGAGGTCGCGCACGTCGGTGTGGACGGACTGGGGCGGCGGGGCCAGGTCCGCCGCCCGGGCGGCCAGAACCACTCGGGAGCGTGGCCAGTCGAGGCCCGCGTCGTCACGTACACCGAGGTCGGCCCGGAGATCGGCCTCGCCGAGCGAGATGCCGTGCAGGGCGGGGTGGGCCGTGGCGATCGCGTAGGCGTGCTCGACGGCGAGAGCCGATTCCAGGAGGGCGTACAGGGGGATGTGCGGGGCCCTGTCCGCCGTACGTACGACCTGGGAGGGGGCCGTGACCTTGGGCAGGCGGAGGCCCGAGAGGGCCGGGAGCGTGGTGAGGGTCCGGAGGTCGGCGGCGGACTCCGGGCTGTCCAGGGCGTTGACGCGGACGTGCACCGGGACCGGGAGCGAGGACGGCTCGGACAGGAGGTCGGCGGTGGCGGCGCGGGCGTACTCCTTGCGGTCGGGGGCGATCGCGTCCTCCAGGTCGACGACGACCACGTCGGCGCCCGCGACCAGGGCCTTCGCCACCACTTCGGGTCGGTCGCCGGGAACGTACAGCCAGGTGAGAGGGAAGGCGTCGGTTGCTCCTGCGACTCCGGTGGCTTCCGTGGTCACAGTGCGCCCTCCGATCTGAGCGTGCTGATCTCGGCCTCCGTCAGGCCGAGTTCGGCGAGGACGGTGTCCGTGTCGGCGCCGTGCGGGCGGCCCGCCCAGCGGATTCCGCCGGGGGTGTCGGTGAGGCGGAAGAGGACGTTCTGCATACGCAGCGGGCCCAGTTCGGGGTCGTCGACGGTGGTGACCGTGTCGAGGGCGGCGTACTGAGGGTCCGTCATGACGTCGCGTACGTCCTGGATCGGGGCCACCGCCGCCTCCGCCTTCTCGAAAGCCTCGATGACCTCCTCGCGGGTGTGGCAGGCGATCCACGAGCCGACTGCCTCGTCGAGGACGTCGGAGTGGCGGGCCCGTTCCGCGCCGGTGGTGAACCAGGGCTCGACGATCAGGTCGGGGCGGCCGACCAGGCGCATCACACGTTCGGCGATCGACTGGGCCGAGGTCGAGACGGCGACCCAACTGCCGTCCGCGGTGCGGTAGGTGTTGCGGGGGGCGTTGTTCTGGGAGCGGTTGCCCGTGCGGGGCTGGATGTGGCCCAACTGGTCGTACCAGAGCGGCTGCGGGCCCAGGACCGTGAGGATCGGCTCGATGATCGCCATGTCGACGACCTGCCCGCGGCCCGTGCGGTCGCGGGCCGCGAGGGCCGTCATCACCGCGTACGCCGTGGCCAGGCCCGCGATCGAGTCGGCGAGGCCGAAGGGCGGGAGGGTCGGCGGGGCGTCCGGTTCGCCGGTGATCGCGGCGAAACCGCTCATCGCCTCGGCGAGCGTGCCGAAGCCGGGTCGGTGCGCGTACGGGCCGAACTGGCCGAAGCCGGTGACGCGGGCCAGGACCAGACGGGGGTTCGCCGCCGAGAGCTCCTCCCATCCGAGGCCCCATTTCTCCAGGGTTCCGGGGCGGAAGTTCTCGATGATCACGTCGGTGGAGGCGGCCAGGCGGAGGAGCGTCGCACGGCCGCCGTTGGTGGAGAGGTCCAGCGTCATCGTGCGTTTGTTGCGGCCCAGGAGCTTCCACCACAGGCCGATGCCGTTCTTCGACGGGCCGTGGCCGCGGGACGGGTCGGGTCTGCGGGGGTGCTCGACCTTGATGACCTCCGCGCCGAAGTCGCCGAGCATCGTGGCTGCGAGAGGGCCGGCGAAGAGGGTGGCGAGGTCGAGGACGCGGAGGCCGGTGAGGGGTGCCGGTGCGGTCACGGCGGTTTGGGTCATGGGTGGGGGGACTCCTGGCGGGGTGGGGATGGGGAGTTGGCTGAGCTGGGGCTGGGGCTGGGGCTGGGGCTGGGGTCCGGCGTTCGGTCAGGCGGTCGGCCGGGTCGCCAGCTGGGCCGTCAGGTCGGCGAGGGTGTCGAAGCCCGTGCCGTTGAAGTCGCCGACGGACGTGGCCAGTCGGTTCTTCAGAGGGGTCGTCCAGCGGGACGGGATCGCTTCGGGGCCGCCCGCGAGCAGGCCCGTGATCGAGCCGGCCGTCGCGCCGGTCGAGTCCGTGTCCCAGCCGCCCGACACGGCACGGCAGATGGAGACCGTGAAGTCGCCGTCCGCGTGGGTGAGGGCGGCGGCGAGCAGGGCCGTGTTGGGGATGGCGTGGACCCAGTGGTACGCGGCGTGGGTGGCGTGCAGTTCGTCGACGACCGTCTCGAAGTCCCTCTGTCCCGCGGCCAGTTGGATCGCGTGGCGGACGGCTTCGGCGAGGCGGGAGTCGGGGGGTACGACGGTGAGGCCCGTGCGGAGGCAGGCGTGGATGTCGCTCGTGCCGGTGGCCGCCTCGGCGATGGCGGCCGCCGTGAACATCGCCGCGTAGACGCCGTTGGCGGTGTGGGTGAGGGTGGCGTCCCTGTGGGCCTGTTCCGCGGCGGTCGCCGGGGCGCCCGGGTTGGTCCAGCCGTGGACGTCCGCGCGGATCAGGGCGCCGATCCATTCGCGGAACGGGTTGCGATGGCGGGCGGTGTGCGGGGGCTCGATGCCGTCCAGGAGGTTGCGGTAGGCGACTCGTTCCGCGGTGAACGTGCGGCCTGCGGGGAGTTCGTCCAGCCACAGGCGGGCCACGTCCGTGGTGGTGAAGTGCTTGCCGTGGCGTTGGAGCAGCAGGAGGTTCAGGAGGGGGTAGTTGAGGTCGTCGTCCTCCGGCATGCCGTCGATGTTCTCGGCGAGGGAGGTGGGGGCGGAGCGGCGGTTCCAGGGGTGGGTTGCCTTGAGGTCCGGGGGGAGGCCTCGTTCTGTGAACCAGGTGGTCAGGGGCCAGTTGCCGGTGGCTCTGGCCAGTGCTCTGATGCCGTCCAGGGGGAGCTTTTCCACTGGCTTGCCGAGGAGGCAGCCTGCGGCTCTGCCCAGCCAGGCGGCCTCCAGGCGGGGGTGGAGTGTGGCTGGGGTCGGGGGCGCTTTTTCTTCCCCAGACCCACCCCTTCCCGAAACTGGGGGCGCTGCCCCCAGACCCCCGGCTGTGCTGCTGAGGTCCGCTGTGCCCACCCTCCCCCACTCTCGGCTTCGATCGAGCGGGACCCCCATCGCCCCTGCGGAACGATTGCCCACAGCGGTAAGCGCGGGGCTGCCGGCTGCTGTGGGCCAGTTGTGGCACAGGACCTTGATCTTGGGCAGGGCTGTTGGCTCTCTGTCCTTCAACCCGCTTGGTAGATCCGCCAGTTCGTCCAGGAGGTCCTGGGCCAGGGCCCGTAGGTAGGGGGAGGCCGGTTGTGGAGAGGCGCCTGCTCGTCGGGGGGACTTGGGGCCTCCCGCCCTGTGCCAGCGGGCGGCGATGGCCGATGGTTCGCGGCCGTCCTGGCTTGCCTGGTGGAGTTCGTGGCCCAGGAGGTCCTCCGGCTGGATCCAGGTCAGGCGGAGGGGGGTCATGACAGCTCCGCGTAGGCCGTCTCGTGGGTGCGGCGGCGGTCGGTGTCGCGGGCGAAGATCTCGCGGGTCACCTCTGTGAGCGTCGTCGCGGGGGCCTGCAGGTCCAGGCGGCTGGACTCCGCGACCGTCTTGGCCCAGTCGGGCGGGATCTCCGCACCTAGGGCGCCCGCGAGAGCGCCCGACATCGTGGCGATGGAGTCGCAGTCGCGGCCGTAGTTCACCGAGCCCAGGACCGTGTGCCGGTAGTCGCCGCGGGAGATCAGCAACATGGCGAGGGCGACCGGGAGTTCCTCGATGGAGTGGATGCGGGAGGGGCGACGGGCGCCCAGGGACGGGGCGCGGTAGTCGGGGCCGACCGTGTCGTAGGGCGCCACCGCCTCGCGCAGGGGGCGTAGTGCCGACTCGAAGTCCGAATAGCGCGATGCCGTGTCGCAGACCGTCTCGATGGCTGCCCGTGTGCCGTCCTTCGCCAGGGACAGACAGGCCTCGACCACCGAGTCCGGGGTCGCGCCCGGCGTGCAGGCCGCCGCCACCGCCGCCGCGAACACGCCCGCGGCCTCGCGTCCGTACGACGACTGATGGGCGCCCGCGATGTCGAGGGCCTCGGCGTACGCGGCCGCCGGGTTGGCCGCGTTGACCAGGCCGACCGGGGCCATGTACATCGCGGCACCGCAGTTGACGATGTTGCCGGCGCCGGCCTCGCGGGGGTCCACGTGGCCGTAGTGGATCCTTGCCACCAGCCACTTCTCCGCCAGGAAGATCCGCTGGAGGGGGAGTGCCTCGGCCTCCAGCTCCGGGATCCAGCGCGGTGTCGTCATCAGGTCGGGGACGAGGTGGTCGGCGACGG from Streptomyces sp. NBC_00258 includes:
- a CDS encoding HpcH/HpaI aldolase/citrate lyase family protein, which gives rise to MTTEATGVAGATDAFPLTWLYVPGDRPEVVAKALVAGADVVVVDLEDAIAPDRKEYARAATADLLSEPSSLPVPVHVRVNALDSPESAADLRTLTTLPALSGLRLPKVTAPSQVVRTADRAPHIPLYALLESALAVEHAYAIATAHPALHGISLGEADLRADLGVRDDAGLDWPRSRVVLAARAADLAPPPQSVHTDVRDLTGLAASCAHGRALGFLGRAAIHPRQLPVIETAYLPTPEDIESAESVLKAAATHPGAQALPDGRFIDAAVVAAAHRTLALARRR
- a CDS encoding CaiB/BaiF CoA transferase family protein, whose product is MTQTAVTAPAPLTGLRVLDLATLFAGPLAATMLGDFGAEVIKVEHPRRPDPSRGHGPSKNGIGLWWKLLGRNKRTMTLDLSTNGGRATLLRLAASTDVIIENFRPGTLEKWGLGWEELSAANPRLVLARVTGFGQFGPYAHRPGFGTLAEAMSGFAAITGEPDAPPTLPPFGLADSIAGLATAYAVMTALAARDRTGRGQVVDMAIIEPILTVLGPQPLWYDQLGHIQPRTGNRSQNNAPRNTYRTADGSWVAVSTSAQSIAERVMRLVGRPDLIVEPWFTTGAERARHSDVLDEAVGSWIACHTREEVIEAFEKAEAAVAPIQDVRDVMTDPQYAALDTVTTVDDPELGPLRMQNVLFRLTDTPGGIRWAGRPHGADTDTVLAELGLTEAEISTLRSEGAL
- a CDS encoding ADP-ribosylglycohydrolase family protein; translated protein: MTPLRLTWIQPEDLLGHELHQASQDGREPSAIAARWHRAGGPKSPRRAGASPQPASPYLRALAQDLLDELADLPSGLKDREPTALPKIKVLCHNWPTAAGSPALTAVGNRSAGAMGVPLDRSREWGRVGTADLSSTAGGLGAAPPVSGRGGSGEEKAPPTPATLHPRLEAAWLGRAAGCLLGKPVEKLPLDGIRALARATGNWPLTTWFTERGLPPDLKATHPWNRRSAPTSLAENIDGMPEDDDLNYPLLNLLLLQRHGKHFTTTDVARLWLDELPAGRTFTAERVAYRNLLDGIEPPHTARHRNPFREWIGALIRADVHGWTNPGAPATAAEQAHRDATLTHTANGVYAAMFTAAAIAEAATGTSDIHACLRTGLTVVPPDSRLAEAVRHAIQLAAGQRDFETVVDELHATHAAYHWVHAIPNTALLAAALTHADGDFTVSICRAVSGGWDTDSTGATAGSITGLLAGGPEAIPSRWTTPLKNRLATSVGDFNGTGFDTLADLTAQLATRPTA
- a CDS encoding ADP-ribosylglycohydrolase family protein; protein product: MTPTAPATLEERITRSLVGAAVGDALGGPVEGYSPEQIAERHGGRVHGIVGPWNGDDWRTARPIAPYHKGDGHVTDDTLMTHALVRVYAKVRDHLDAYAVADHLVPDLMTTPRWIPELEAEALPLQRIFLAEKWLVARIHYGHVDPREAGAGNIVNCGAAMYMAPVGLVNAANPAAAYAEALDIAGAHQSSYGREAAGVFAAAVAAACTPGATPDSVVEACLSLAKDGTRAAIETVCDTASRYSDFESALRPLREAVAPYDTVGPDYRAPSLGARRPSRIHSIEELPVALAMLLISRGDYRHTVLGSVNYGRDCDSIATMSGALAGALGAEIPPDWAKTVAESSRLDLQAPATTLTEVTREIFARDTDRRRTHETAYAELS